The following are from one region of the Mycolicibacterium helvum genome:
- a CDS encoding aldehyde dehydrogenase family protein — MIDLPGLGCSGQYRSRKREIVTDTAGAPVAELSIAPPLYIARAMAAQRTTTPLPADQRLAALHKAGAVFATSTAAGLDFESYIRVASRVSGLPIAVTRAQACEVSESVVAAFDAIQPARPVGAVSDWETVQPGQATAIWSRRGELFGVHASGNAPGVHGLWPQALAMGYRVAVRPSRREPFTAHRLVTALREAGFREDDVTYLPTDHAGADEIIASADLALVYGGSDVVAKYGGDGGVFVNGPGRTKILLTAEQDWRDHLEVIVESIARLGGMACVNTTAVLVEGDAAPLASAIADRLSTIEARPPDDERAILPTQSIESARAVAAFVAARAEGTTALLGADQIVADLGDGRAALRPAVHLLTDLDPGKLNTELPFPCVWVASWQRTDGLGPLRDSLVVGAFTEDDRVVDDLLAEPTIANVYRGPVPTYYTATGLPHDGFLADFLMRTKGFVS, encoded by the coding sequence GTGATCGACCTGCCCGGTCTGGGTTGCAGCGGCCAATACCGCTCCCGCAAGCGCGAAATCGTCACCGACACCGCCGGCGCTCCGGTGGCCGAGCTGAGCATCGCCCCGCCGCTCTACATCGCGCGGGCGATGGCCGCGCAGCGCACGACCACGCCGCTTCCGGCCGATCAGCGTCTGGCAGCTCTGCACAAGGCCGGTGCGGTGTTCGCCACATCGACGGCAGCCGGCTTGGACTTCGAGTCGTATATTCGTGTGGCGAGCCGGGTTTCGGGTCTGCCGATCGCCGTCACCCGGGCCCAGGCCTGCGAGGTGAGCGAGTCCGTCGTCGCCGCGTTCGATGCGATACAACCGGCCCGTCCGGTCGGCGCGGTGTCGGACTGGGAGACGGTGCAACCCGGGCAGGCCACCGCGATCTGGTCGCGGCGCGGCGAGCTGTTCGGTGTGCACGCTTCCGGCAATGCGCCGGGCGTTCACGGCCTGTGGCCACAGGCGCTGGCCATGGGCTACCGTGTGGCGGTCCGGCCGTCGCGGCGCGAACCATTCACCGCCCACCGACTGGTAACCGCCTTGCGGGAAGCCGGTTTCCGCGAGGATGACGTGACCTATCTGCCCACCGACCATGCCGGGGCGGACGAGATCATCGCATCGGCGGATCTGGCTCTGGTGTACGGCGGCAGCGACGTCGTGGCCAAGTACGGCGGTGACGGAGGCGTCTTCGTCAACGGCCCAGGCCGGACCAAGATTCTGCTCACCGCCGAGCAGGATTGGCGAGATCACCTCGAGGTGATCGTCGAGTCGATTGCCCGGCTGGGCGGGATGGCCTGCGTCAACACCACCGCCGTCCTCGTCGAGGGCGATGCGGCGCCGTTGGCGTCAGCGATCGCCGACCGGCTGAGCACCATCGAGGCCCGCCCGCCCGACGATGAGCGCGCGATCCTGCCCACGCAGTCAATAGAATCCGCGCGCGCCGTGGCTGCCTTCGTCGCCGCGCGCGCTGAAGGCACCACGGCACTCCTCGGGGCTGATCAGATCGTCGCCGACCTGGGCGACGGCCGTGCCGCGCTGCGCCCGGCCGTGCATCTGCTGACCGACCTCGACCCCGGGAAGCTCAACACTGAACTGCCGTTTCCGTGCGTGTGGGTTGCCTCCTGGCAGCGCACGGACGGGCTGGGGCCACTGCGTGATTCCCTGGTGGTCGGCGCGTTCACCGAGGATGACAGGGTGGTCGATGATCTGCTCGCCGAGCCCACGATCGCAAATGTGTACCGCGGCCCCGTGCCGACTTACTACACGGCGACCGGTCTACCGCACGACGGCTTCCTCGCCGATTTCCTGATGCGTACCAAGGGGTTTGTCAGCTGA
- a CDS encoding acyl-CoA synthetase family protein: protein MADVDFSLLDLPRETPPDPQAYLRAAMAWHFGAETGSPYWLRTAKELDFDPLTDIRTFADLRRFPNLVNQLRDAPAEALIPRGYGSPPPIPLIFESGGTTGAPKRTTQLPDWVAQVADWQTDDFRRAGFVGGRGFLCLMPSGPHGVGYFSRVVSARLGSICHLVDLDPRWVKKLVARGAAAEMAAYLHHILEQAEYVLRSQDIANLHTTGPLLDAIARNDALARLVGDKVRFILLSGAHVDPDTLDVLRDVFPAASIAMVFGSTMILSQAQTRAEGQTFVFDPRSPYVFFRVIDPDTGEQVGYGERGQVVMNHISKGMFIPNNLERDSAIRVPGPDGQIGDSVTEVAPVAVLDGEPVIEGVY, encoded by the coding sequence GTGGCCGATGTCGACTTCTCCCTGCTGGATCTGCCGCGCGAGACGCCACCGGACCCGCAGGCATACCTGCGCGCGGCGATGGCGTGGCACTTCGGCGCCGAAACCGGCTCGCCATACTGGCTGCGCACGGCCAAGGAACTCGACTTCGACCCACTGACCGATATCCGGACGTTCGCCGACCTTCGCCGATTCCCGAATCTGGTCAACCAGTTACGCGACGCCCCGGCCGAGGCCCTGATCCCGCGCGGTTACGGATCACCACCGCCGATCCCACTGATCTTCGAATCCGGCGGCACCACGGGCGCACCCAAGCGGACGACGCAACTGCCGGACTGGGTGGCCCAGGTCGCCGACTGGCAGACCGACGACTTCCGCCGGGCCGGATTCGTCGGTGGGCGCGGCTTCCTGTGCCTGATGCCCAGCGGCCCACACGGTGTCGGTTACTTCTCCCGGGTGGTGTCGGCCCGGCTGGGCTCGATCTGTCATCTGGTCGACCTCGATCCCCGGTGGGTCAAGAAACTGGTCGCGCGCGGCGCCGCAGCAGAGATGGCGGCCTATCTACACCACATCCTCGAACAGGCCGAATACGTTCTGCGCAGCCAGGACATCGCCAATCTGCACACCACTGGACCGCTGCTGGACGCGATCGCGCGCAACGACGCGCTCGCCCGGCTGGTCGGCGACAAGGTCCGCTTCATTCTGCTCAGCGGCGCGCATGTGGATCCCGACACCCTCGACGTTCTGCGCGACGTGTTTCCGGCGGCGAGCATTGCGATGGTGTTCGGTAGCACGATGATCCTGTCGCAGGCCCAGACCCGAGCCGAGGGACAGACATTCGTGTTCGATCCGCGCAGCCCCTACGTCTTCTTCCGGGTAATCGATCCGGACACCGGCGAGCAGGTCGGCTATGGCGAACGAGGCCAGGTGGTGATGAACCACATCAGCAAGGGAATGTTCATCCCCAACAACCTCGAACGTGACAGCGCGATCCGCGTGCCCGGCCCCGACGGCCAGATCGGCGACTCGGTCACCGAGGTCGCTCCGGTTGCCGTCCTCGACGGCGAACCGGTGATCGAGGGCGTGTACTAA
- a CDS encoding poly-gamma-glutamate hydrolase family protein, translating to MSPAQRLPRHPYFAYGSNLCVQQMARRCPEAADPRPATLADHDWLINSRGVATVEPFAGSTVHGVLWWLTDHDLAVLDTAEGVPVRYRRDRLTVHTADGPAPAWVYIDHRTEPGPPRPGYLERIIDGAQHHGLPQRWVDFLRRWDPAHWPRPLASNGSGPQSLSDLLADPAIVEVSRLRSRFGFLAIHGGGLEQMTDVIAERAADAAGASLYLLRHPAHYPHHLPSARYLAAESDRLAAFLDHVEVTVSVHGYGRIGRSTELLAGGGNRTLARHLAATINLPGYQVVTDLDAIPAELRGLHPDNPVNRVRGGGAQLELPTRVRGISPRSQPPNADGLSPATAALVQGLVAAANSWTF from the coding sequence ATGTCGCCGGCCCAGCGGCTCCCGAGACACCCGTACTTCGCCTACGGGTCCAACCTCTGCGTGCAACAGATGGCCCGGCGCTGTCCCGAGGCCGCGGACCCGCGGCCGGCGACGCTGGCTGACCATGACTGGCTGATCAACTCCCGCGGCGTGGCCACTGTCGAACCGTTCGCGGGCAGCACAGTGCACGGGGTGTTGTGGTGGCTGACCGACCACGACCTGGCCGTGCTGGACACCGCCGAAGGCGTGCCGGTGCGCTACCGCCGCGACCGGCTGACGGTGCACACCGCCGACGGGCCCGCCCCGGCCTGGGTCTACATCGACCACCGCACCGAACCGGGACCACCGCGACCCGGTTACCTGGAGCGCATCATCGACGGTGCGCAGCACCACGGCCTGCCGCAGCGATGGGTCGACTTCCTTCGGCGCTGGGACCCTGCCCACTGGCCGCGACCGCTGGCATCGAACGGTTCTGGGCCACAATCACTTTCCGATCTTCTCGCCGACCCCGCGATCGTCGAGGTGAGCCGGCTACGGTCGCGGTTCGGGTTTCTGGCCATTCACGGCGGCGGCCTGGAGCAGATGACCGACGTCATCGCCGAACGTGCCGCCGACGCCGCGGGCGCGTCACTGTATCTGCTGCGCCACCCCGCGCACTATCCGCACCACCTGCCCTCGGCGCGCTATCTGGCCGCCGAATCCGACCGGCTGGCCGCCTTTCTCGACCACGTCGAGGTGACGGTGTCGGTGCACGGCTACGGGCGCATCGGACGCAGCACCGAACTGCTGGCCGGCGGCGGTAACCGGACGCTGGCCCGCCACCTGGCCGCCACCATCAATCTGCCCGGCTATCAGGTGGTCACCGACCTCGACGCCATTCCCGCCGAACTGCGCGGCCTGCACCCCGACAATCCGGTCAACCGCGTTCGTGGCGGCGGGGCGCAGTTGGAGTTGCCGACGCGGGTGCGGGGTATCAGCCCGCGTAGCCAGCCGCCGAATGCCGATGGGCTCTCGCCGGCCACCGCCGCACTGGTGCAGGGTCTGGTCGCCGCGGCCAATTCCTGGACGTTCTAG
- a CDS encoding Nramp family divalent metal transporter, with translation MAQVTRAPRSGWYLLGPAFVAAIAYVDPGNVAANISAGAQFGFLLVWVIVMANVMAGLVQYLSAKLGLVTGRTLPEAVRDHTRRPGRIGFWLQAELVAIATDLAEVVGGAIALRLLFGLPLLLGGVITGVVSLLLLVVQDRRGQRVFERVITGLLLVIATGFLSSLFVKTPPAADVVAGLVPRFDGPESILLATAMLGATVMPHAVYLHSGLARDRHGHPEAGAPRARLLRITRWDVGIAMLVAGAVNLSMLLIAATNLQGRSDTDSIEGAHTAVRDTLGPTVALLFAIGLLASGLASTSVGAYAGAMIMQGLLHKTFPLLLRRLITLIPALVVLAIGVDPSRALVISQVVLSFGIPFALVPLVRLTSNSTLMGADANSRLTTALGWTVALVITLLNVVLIYLTLAR, from the coding sequence TTGGCACAGGTGACCCGCGCCCCAAGGTCGGGCTGGTATCTACTTGGCCCGGCGTTCGTGGCGGCGATCGCCTACGTCGACCCCGGGAACGTCGCGGCCAACATCAGTGCCGGCGCACAGTTCGGTTTCCTGTTGGTGTGGGTCATCGTGATGGCCAACGTGATGGCCGGGTTGGTGCAGTACCTGTCGGCCAAGCTGGGGCTGGTCACCGGTCGCACGTTGCCCGAAGCCGTCCGCGACCACACCCGCAGGCCAGGCCGCATCGGGTTCTGGCTTCAGGCCGAGTTGGTCGCGATCGCGACCGACCTTGCTGAAGTGGTGGGCGGCGCGATCGCACTGCGGCTGCTGTTCGGCCTGCCGCTGCTGCTCGGCGGGGTGATCACCGGAGTGGTGTCGCTGCTGCTGCTGGTTGTTCAGGACCGGCGCGGTCAGCGGGTGTTCGAACGGGTGATCACCGGGCTGCTGCTGGTCATCGCGACCGGATTTCTGTCCAGCCTGTTCGTCAAGACACCGCCGGCGGCCGATGTGGTGGCGGGTCTGGTCCCCCGATTCGACGGCCCGGAAAGCATCCTGCTGGCCACAGCCATGCTCGGCGCGACTGTGATGCCGCACGCGGTCTATCTGCATTCCGGGCTCGCCCGCGACCGGCACGGTCACCCCGAGGCCGGTGCACCGCGCGCCCGGCTGCTGCGCATCACCCGGTGGGACGTCGGCATCGCCATGCTGGTGGCCGGCGCGGTCAACCTGTCCATGCTGCTGATCGCGGCGACCAACCTGCAGGGTCGCAGCGACACCGACTCGATCGAAGGCGCACATACCGCGGTGCGCGACACACTCGGGCCCACCGTGGCGCTGCTGTTCGCCATCGGTCTGCTGGCCTCCGGGCTGGCATCGACGTCGGTCGGCGCGTACGCCGGGGCGATGATCATGCAGGGGTTGTTGCACAAGACCTTTCCGCTGCTGCTGCGCCGGCTGATCACGCTGATCCCGGCGCTGGTGGTGCTGGCCATCGGCGTCGATCCCAGCCGAGCGCTGGTCATCTCCCAGGTGGTGTTGTCGTTCGGCATCCCGTTCGCACTGGTACCGCTGGTTCGGCTGACCAGCAATTCCACACTGATGGGTGCAGACGCCAACAGTCGGCTGACCACGGCCCTGGGCTGGACGGTGGCGTTGGTGATTACGCTGCTGAACGTGGTCCTGATCTATTTGACGCTCGCGCGCTGA
- a CDS encoding NAD(P)H-dependent amine dehydrogenase family protein: MAIRVAQVGTGNVGVHALKGLIANPAFELTGVWVSSDSKAGKDAAELAGLSGATGVTATTDLDEVLAAKPDCVVYNALADNRLPEALEDYRRILAAGVNVVGSGPVFLQWPWQVIPNEMIQPLEDAAQQGNSSLFVNGIDPGFANDLLPLALAGTCQSIQQIRCMEILDYATYDSATVMFDVMGFGKPLDEIPMLLQPGVLSLAWGSVIRQIAAGLDLELDGIEDMYVREPAPEDIEIAAGTIAKGTAAGLRFEVIGLVGGAPVIVLEHVTRLREDLYPEWPQPVQEGGNYRIEITGEPSYAMDLCLSSPNGDHNHAGLVATAMRLVNAIPSVVAAPAGICTTIDLPLATGKGLYAPG; this comes from the coding sequence ATGGCCATCCGCGTCGCACAAGTCGGCACCGGCAACGTCGGTGTCCACGCGTTGAAGGGGTTGATCGCCAACCCCGCCTTCGAATTGACCGGCGTCTGGGTCTCTTCGGATTCCAAGGCCGGCAAGGACGCTGCCGAACTGGCCGGGCTCTCCGGCGCCACCGGCGTCACGGCCACCACCGACCTCGACGAGGTGCTGGCGGCCAAACCAGATTGCGTCGTCTACAACGCCCTGGCCGACAACCGGCTGCCCGAGGCGCTGGAGGATTACCGGCGGATCCTGGCTGCCGGCGTCAACGTCGTCGGCAGTGGTCCGGTGTTCCTGCAGTGGCCGTGGCAGGTGATCCCCAACGAGATGATCCAGCCGTTGGAAGATGCTGCCCAGCAAGGTAATTCGAGTCTATTCGTCAACGGGATCGACCCCGGATTCGCCAACGATCTGCTGCCGTTGGCGCTGGCGGGCACGTGTCAGAGCATTCAGCAGATTCGGTGCATGGAGATCCTCGACTACGCCACCTACGACAGCGCCACGGTGATGTTCGACGTGATGGGCTTCGGTAAGCCGCTCGACGAGATCCCGATGCTGTTGCAACCCGGCGTGCTGAGCCTGGCCTGGGGCTCGGTGATCCGTCAGATCGCGGCCGGGCTCGACCTCGAACTCGACGGCATCGAGGATATGTACGTACGCGAGCCTGCACCGGAAGACATCGAGATCGCCGCCGGCACGATCGCCAAGGGCACCGCCGCGGGACTGCGGTTCGAGGTGATCGGTCTGGTCGGCGGGGCCCCGGTCATCGTCCTCGAACATGTCACCCGGCTGCGTGAGGATCTGTACCCGGAGTGGCCGCAGCCCGTCCAGGAAGGCGGCAACTACCGCATCGAGATCACCGGCGAACCGTCCTATGCCATGGATCTGTGCCTGAGCTCGCCGAACGGTGACCACAACCACGCCGGATTGGTCGCGACCGCTATGCGCCTCGTGAACGCCATCCCGTCAGTGGTGGCCGCACCCGCCGGGATCTGCACGACGATCGACCTACCACTGGCCACCGGCAAAGGCCTGTACGCTCCAGGATAG
- a CDS encoding SDR family oxidoreductase → MILDKFRLDGQVAVVTGAGRGLGAAIAVAFAEVGADVVIGSRTQSELEAVAKQIEAVGRRAHIVVGDLAHPDTTAALAGTAVEVFGKLDIVVNNVGGTMPNALLNTSVKDMKDAFTFNVLTAHALTLAAVPLMLEHSGGGNIINITSTMGRLAGRGFAAYSTAKAALAHYTRLTSLDLSPKIRVNAIAPGSILTSALEIVASNDALRDPMEKATPMKRLGDPLDIAAAAVYLASPAASYLTGKIIEVDGGLIMPNLDLPIPDL, encoded by the coding sequence GTGATCCTCGACAAGTTCAGACTTGACGGTCAAGTTGCAGTAGTCACCGGTGCCGGTCGCGGCCTTGGCGCGGCAATCGCCGTCGCATTCGCCGAAGTCGGCGCCGACGTCGTCATCGGTTCGCGCACCCAGTCCGAGCTGGAGGCGGTCGCCAAGCAGATCGAGGCGGTCGGACGGCGCGCCCATATCGTCGTCGGTGACCTCGCGCACCCGGACACGACAGCCGCCCTCGCCGGAACAGCGGTCGAGGTGTTCGGCAAGCTCGACATCGTCGTCAACAACGTCGGCGGCACCATGCCCAACGCCCTGCTGAACACCAGCGTCAAGGACATGAAGGACGCGTTCACGTTCAACGTCCTGACCGCGCACGCCCTGACGCTGGCGGCGGTTCCGCTGATGCTCGAGCATTCCGGCGGCGGCAACATCATCAACATCACCTCGACGATGGGCCGGCTGGCCGGCCGCGGCTTCGCCGCGTACAGCACCGCCAAGGCCGCCCTGGCCCACTACACCCGGCTGACCTCGCTGGACCTGTCCCCGAAGATCCGAGTCAACGCCATCGCACCGGGTTCCATCCTGACCTCGGCGCTGGAGATCGTGGCCTCCAACGACGCCTTGCGCGATCCGATGGAGAAGGCAACGCCGATGAAGCGACTGGGTGATCCGCTCGACATCGCCGCGGCTGCCGTCTATCTCGCGTCGCCCGCCGCGAGCTATCTCACCGGCAAGATCATCGAGGTCGACGGCGGCCTCATCATGCCGAACCTCGACCTTCCCATCCCAGACCTGTAA
- the ku gene encoding non-homologous end joining protein Ku encodes MRSIWKGSIAFGLVNVPVKVYSATEDHDLKFHQVHAKDNGRIRYKRVCEVCGEVVEYRDIAKAYESDDGQTVIITDDDIATLPEERSHEIEVVQFVPASEIDPLMYDRSYFLEPDGKSSKSYVLLAKTLADTDRVAIVHFALRNKTRLAALRVKDFSKRDVMIVHTLLWPDEIRDPDFPVLDKDVEIKPAELKMASQVVESMADDFHPEQFHDTYQEQLLELVQAKLEGGEAFTAEEQPAELDETEDVSDLLAKLEASVKRRRGEAGSSDDKAPAKKAPAKKAAKKAPAKKA; translated from the coding sequence ATGCGTTCCATCTGGAAAGGCTCGATCGCATTCGGTCTGGTGAACGTCCCGGTGAAGGTGTACAGCGCCACCGAGGACCACGATCTGAAATTCCATCAGGTGCACGCCAAGGACAACGGCCGCATCCGCTACAAACGCGTCTGCGAAGTGTGCGGTGAGGTGGTCGAATACCGCGATATCGCCAAGGCCTACGAGTCCGACGACGGCCAGACAGTGATCATCACCGATGACGACATCGCCACCCTGCCCGAGGAACGCAGCCACGAGATCGAGGTGGTTCAGTTCGTTCCCGCCAGCGAAATCGACCCGCTGATGTACGACCGCAGCTACTTCCTTGAGCCGGACGGCAAGTCATCGAAGTCCTATGTGCTGCTGGCCAAGACGCTCGCCGACACCGATCGGGTGGCGATAGTGCATTTCGCCTTGCGCAACAAGACCCGACTGGCCGCGCTTCGGGTCAAGGACTTCTCCAAGCGCGACGTGATGATCGTGCACACCCTGCTGTGGCCCGACGAGATCCGAGACCCCGACTTCCCGGTCCTCGACAAAGACGTTGAGATCAAGCCCGCCGAGCTGAAGATGGCCAGCCAGGTGGTCGAATCGATGGCCGACGACTTCCACCCCGAACAGTTCCACGACACCTATCAGGAACAACTCCTCGAACTCGTCCAGGCGAAGTTGGAAGGCGGCGAGGCGTTCACTGCCGAGGAACAGCCCGCCGAACTGGACGAGACCGAGGATGTCTCCGATCTGCTGGCCAAGCTCGAAGCCAGCGTCAAACGTCGCCGCGGCGAGGCGGGCAGCTCGGACGACAAGGCGCCGGCGAAGAAGGCACCGGCCAAGAAAGCCGCGAAGAAGGCACCGGCCAAGAAGGCGTGA
- a CDS encoding ATP-dependent DNA ligase, with protein sequence MVNYVWPPGATRGPRVVLTNADKVLYPATGTTKADVFEYYTSIAEVMLPHIAGRPVTRKRWPNGVDESAFFEKQLASSAPDWLDRATVVHRSGSTTYPIVESSTGLAWIAQQAALEVHVPQWRFTSAGKPGPATRLVFDLDPGEGVTMAQLGEVANAVRELMDDIGLTVHPLTSGSKGLHLYAPLADPVSSSGAVTLARRVAQQLEQSMPTLVTATMTKSLRAGKVFLDWSQNSGSKTTIAPYSLRGRETPTVAAPRTWEEIGDPALRHLEYREVLARVAEEGDLLADMDADVPREDRLSRYRGMRDSAKTPEPVPKASPAASDVAGQAAPAGNGNTFVIQEHHARRLHYDFRLERDGVLVSWAVPKNLPDTPAVNHLAVHTEDHPLEYATFSGDIPKGEYGGGKVIIWDSGTYEAEKFRDSGADKGGEVIVDLHGQRISGRYALIQTNGNQWLARRMKEQSTPHLADYSPMLATLGSVEKLTGAQYGFEGKFDGYRLLVEISGGELRLQSRSGRDLTADYPQLQSLAADLADHDVILDGEVVALDADGVPNFGEMQNRVRATRIEFWAFDILRLDGRSLLKAKYRDRRKVLETFAEGTDLIVPPLIDGDGPDAIEFSRRKKWEGVVAKKWDSTYQPGRRSAAWIKDKNWMTQEAVIGGWREGNGGRSSGIGALLLGIPDDGGLRFIGRVGTGFSDKELAKLREILAPLHTDESPFSTALPRLDAKGVTYVQPELVGEVRYGEWTSDGRLRHPSWRGLRPDKAPADVVRE encoded by the coding sequence ATGGTGAATTACGTGTGGCCGCCGGGAGCGACGAGGGGACCGCGCGTCGTGCTGACCAACGCCGACAAGGTGCTTTACCCGGCTACCGGCACCACCAAGGCCGACGTGTTCGAGTACTACACCTCGATCGCCGAGGTGATGCTGCCGCATATCGCCGGCCGACCCGTCACCCGGAAACGCTGGCCCAACGGCGTCGATGAGTCGGCATTCTTCGAAAAGCAGCTTGCCAGTTCGGCACCGGATTGGCTCGACCGCGCGACAGTCGTACACCGCTCGGGCAGCACCACGTATCCCATCGTCGAGAGTTCGACGGGCCTGGCGTGGATCGCTCAGCAGGCCGCATTGGAAGTTCATGTGCCGCAATGGCGTTTCACTTCAGCCGGAAAGCCCGGTCCGGCAACACGTTTGGTCTTCGATCTCGACCCGGGCGAGGGCGTGACCATGGCGCAGCTGGGCGAGGTCGCCAACGCCGTGCGCGAGTTGATGGACGACATCGGGCTGACGGTGCACCCGCTCACCAGTGGCAGCAAGGGGCTGCATCTGTACGCCCCGTTGGCCGACCCGGTCAGCAGCAGCGGGGCGGTGACGCTGGCCCGCCGGGTGGCCCAGCAGTTGGAACAGAGCATGCCCACGTTGGTGACCGCGACGATGACCAAGAGCCTGCGGGCCGGCAAGGTCTTTCTGGACTGGAGCCAGAACAGCGGGTCCAAGACCACGATCGCGCCGTATTCGCTGCGCGGGCGGGAGACTCCGACGGTCGCCGCGCCGCGCACGTGGGAGGAGATCGGCGATCCGGCGTTGCGGCACCTGGAGTACCGCGAGGTGCTGGCCCGGGTGGCCGAGGAGGGGGACCTGCTGGCCGACATGGACGCCGACGTGCCACGTGAAGATCGCCTGAGCAGGTATCGCGGCATGCGGGATTCGGCCAAGACGCCCGAGCCGGTCCCCAAGGCGTCCCCTGCTGCGTCCGATGTTGCCGGCCAGGCGGCTCCGGCCGGCAACGGCAACACCTTCGTCATCCAGGAGCACCACGCCCGCCGGCTGCACTACGACTTTCGGCTGGAGCGCGACGGTGTGCTGGTGTCATGGGCGGTGCCGAAGAATCTGCCGGACACCCCGGCGGTCAACCACCTCGCTGTGCACACCGAGGATCACCCGCTGGAGTACGCGACGTTCTCCGGCGACATCCCCAAGGGCGAATATGGCGGCGGCAAGGTGATCATCTGGGACTCCGGTACCTATGAGGCGGAGAAGTTCCGGGACTCCGGGGCAGACAAGGGCGGCGAGGTGATCGTCGACCTGCACGGGCAGCGGATCTCCGGGCGCTATGCGCTGATTCAGACCAACGGCAACCAGTGGCTGGCGCGCCGGATGAAGGAGCAGTCCACGCCCCACTTGGCGGACTACTCGCCGATGCTGGCGACCTTGGGTTCGGTCGAGAAGCTGACCGGGGCGCAGTACGGGTTCGAGGGCAAGTTCGACGGCTATCGCTTGCTGGTCGAGATTTCCGGCGGTGAGTTGCGGCTGCAATCCCGCAGCGGCCGGGACCTCACCGCCGACTATCCCCAACTGCAGTCGCTGGCAGCCGATCTCGCCGACCACGACGTGATCCTCGACGGCGAGGTGGTGGCGCTGGACGCCGACGGTGTGCCGAACTTCGGCGAGATGCAGAATCGGGTGCGCGCCACCAGGATCGAGTTTTGGGCGTTCGACATCCTGCGGCTCGACGGGCGCTCGCTGCTAAAGGCGAAGTATCGCGACCGGCGCAAGGTGCTGGAAACCTTCGCCGAGGGAACGGATTTGATCGTTCCGCCGCTGATCGACGGTGATGGGCCGGACGCGATCGAGTTCTCCCGCAGGAAGAAGTGGGAAGGTGTCGTCGCCAAGAAGTGGGACTCGACCTATCAGCCGGGCCGGCGGTCGGCAGCGTGGATCAAGGACAAGAACTGGATGACCCAGGAGGCGGTGATCGGCGGCTGGCGCGAGGGTAACGGCGGACGCTCGAGCGGGATCGGTGCGCTACTCCTCGGGATCCCCGACGACGGCGGCTTGCGGTTCATCGGCCGGGTGGGCACGGGGTTCTCCGACAAGGAACTCGCGAAGCTCAGGGAGATCCTCGCGCCATTGCACACCGACGAATCACCCTTCAGCACAGCGCTTCCCAGGCTGGACGCCAAGGGCGTCACGTACGTGCAGCCAGAGTTGGTGGGGGAGGTGCGTTATGGCGAGTGGACGTCCGACGGCCGGCTGCGCCATCCGAGCTGGCGCGGCCTGCGGCCTGACAAGGCGCCCGCCGACGTGGTGCGAGAGTAG
- a CDS encoding nuclear transport factor 2 family protein has protein sequence MSITEDILRELLDREQLKELRAKYFRCLDLRDQEGFASVFAEDAVLEVPEVDLVFRGREEIATKVLASVSGAVSAHHGHTPELTFTGPDTATGIWAMQDIVEWPRAASGERIGITGVGHYRDEYVKEDGQWRIAKVRLERIRVQTLNEL, from the coding sequence ATGTCGATCACCGAGGACATCCTTCGTGAGCTTCTCGACCGGGAACAGCTCAAGGAACTGCGCGCCAAGTATTTTCGCTGCCTGGACCTGCGAGACCAGGAAGGTTTTGCGTCGGTCTTCGCCGAGGACGCCGTACTCGAAGTACCCGAGGTCGACCTCGTCTTCCGTGGCCGCGAGGAGATCGCCACCAAGGTGCTCGCCTCCGTGAGCGGCGCGGTCAGCGCTCATCACGGGCACACCCCCGAATTGACCTTTACCGGCCCCGACACCGCCACCGGCATCTGGGCGATGCAGGACATCGTCGAGTGGCCCCGAGCCGCCTCTGGCGAGCGGATTGGCATCACCGGAGTTGGTCACTACCGCGATGAGTACGTCAAGGAAGATGGCCAATGGCGCATCGCCAAGGTCCGGCTGGAGCGGATCCGAGTGCAGACCCTCAATGAACTCTGA